One window from the genome of Equus asinus isolate D_3611 breed Donkey chromosome 29, EquAss-T2T_v2, whole genome shotgun sequence encodes:
- the JCAD gene encoding junctional cadherin 5-associated protein isoform X2: MAQAHSLPIHVREGPWEVGRRTENVMKKAVWEELRMAGPAEWQNVSLESWNQPRKLGRQMSDGDGEKLFQDLYPFVQGEHVLNSQSKGKSQSLPRVLCPESLSCMEIPLPLNDRHLPSVPKMPSYPPNCAPHLEPTRNSEKGGSSVPLLRPKFGRPLKPPSYDSHQHSRGGVESSDYPDSQQTDLCVPHLTKTNDPRQELCAPDSGLEPPVYVPPPSYRSPPLHIANPYVEDAAPRPVCGGRRQQEHLTEKAGASCQLPSGSLGTGNEYGASPRSPCGLPPQPRPTAALDGSVLYIPFDDPRIRHIKLAQPQGFCEETKLDERLYSSRPVTPPEPARGNTRHGGANFNPQSLKPLPGGERGPHFADPSPRLLWGQLPRDGENGGFHDPRDHCTARGQRPDVQGDQHRYAEGQVSFQDPQGESTCDARTKLKMFETGIQTKKSSKKKMSETIFCLVSIPVKSESHLPDIDTNNNDLKQSADKKNGLDKSAALQEQSPLSTSSTDLELQALTGSVPGRTELRKQGLGGPEDDKQTNDLRFIHPTKHRELKDSGLWPGHQYRDQQTQTSFAEESRSLQPLPAEKLGGPPDAVLTPKCVDPAVLSKPQGHLALAPSDQNQRPNARPPKAQVSLSPSSNSAFSRTSSSLNQALLPRAGPSQPCGDQPRGEVVKGETTGPCNSQQLFGQFLLKPVSRRPWDLISQLESFNKELQEEEEESSHSSSGSSSEHSDPEWLLAGPAGAAPGSSAFREDSWEMRVEEPPRRSAREDPMLRSGGVKSTSERWSEEGKRGHLCARLPSLGPLQVGVSRGEALLSADGSLMTEKGNQELKNRIDELALSPGPAKRTSSRLSDTKPASPCDPAELREPQESQKLSSVLNPVGLSKAVPPEAENGEERGTVVSLSLASKPRGLSAPDLRSVGLSLAQGRSADELEGALGEASAIEIPPNESLQARAARILGIEVAVESLLPSARGTGQSPPPKPDEGAHRPASPGEESVSSPALVDGPTVSTDAFYGRRKCGWTKSPLFVGERDSARRASQAPEHSGVDGALPSNAPGPEPRPSPQEFTSFTHEDAGTKPPFRSTLFHVIERTPSVAGSEKRLRSTSKVIESLQEKLASPPRRADTDRLMRMKEVSSVSRMRLLSSRSGDSVEDAEELKAERGLGAQPGGLMTLNAGDMARKAEPSLSVSKGVPSLEENGCPAAQREQDVDQDFWCPDSYDPSRVEQV, from the exons ATGGCCCAAGCGCACAGTCTGCCCATCCACGTGAGGGAGGGCCCATGGGAAGTTGGAAGAAGGACCGAGAATGTGATGAAGAAGGCAGTTTGGGAAGAACTGAGAATGGCAGGTCCTGCCGAATGGCAGAATGTAAGCCTCGAAAGCTGGAACCAGCCAAGGAAATTAGGAAGGCAGATGTCTGATGGTGATGGGGAGAAATTGTTTCAAGATCTCTACCCATTCGTGCAAGGAGAACATGTGTTGAATTCCCAAAGCAAAGGGAAATCCCAGTCATTGCCTAGAGTTCTTTGCCCTGAGAGCCTGAGTTGCATGGAAATTCCTCTTCCGTTAAATGATAGACATTTACCAAGTGTTCCTAAAATGCCATCTTATCCTCCAAATTGTGCACCACATTTGGAACCCACAAGGAACTCTGAGAAGGGTGGCTCCTCTGTCCCTTTGCTGCGGCCTAAGTTTGGGAGGCCCCTCAAGCCTCCGTCTTATGATTCTCACCAACACTCCCGGGGCGGAGTGGAAAGCAGCGACTATCCAGACAGCCAGCAGACAGACCTATGTGTTCCCCACTTGACCAAAACTAACGACCCCAGGCAGGAGCTCTGTGCGCCCGACTCTGGTTTGGAGCCGCCAGTGTATGTGCCTCCACCGTCGTACAGGTCGCCACCCCTGCACATCGCAAACCCCTACGTGGAGGATGCAGCACCCAGGCCTGTGTGTGGTGGTCGCCGTCAACAGGAGCACCTGACCGAGAAGGCCGGTGCCAGTTGTCAGCTTCCTTCGGGCTCCCTTGGGACTGGGAATGAGTATGGTGCAAGCCCACGCTCTCCTTGCGGACTCCCTCCACAGCCCCGGCCCACCGCTGCTTTGGATGGCTCTGTTCTGTATATTCCCTTTGATGACCCACGGATCCGACATATTAAACTAGCTCAGCCCCAGGGTTTCTGTGAAGAAACAAAGCTTGATGAGAGGTTGTACAGCTCCCGTCCGGTCACTCCCCCAGAGCCGGCTCGTGGGAACACGCGACATGGTGGTGCCAACTTCAATCCACAGAGCCTGAAACCCCTGCctgggggagagagaggcccccACTTTGCTGATCCCAGCCCCCGGTTGCTATGGGGCCAGCTCCCCAGGGATGGAGAAAATGGTGGCTTTCATGACCCAAGAGACCACTGTACTGCAAGAGGACAGCGGCCGGACGTGCAAGGCGACCAGCACAGATATGCAGAAGGCCAGGTTTCCTTCCAAGACCCTCAGGGCGAGAGCACCTGTGACGCCCGGACCAAGCTCAAAATGTTTGAAACTGGGATTCAGACCaagaaaagttcaaagaaaaaaatgagcgaAACAATATTTTGTTTGGTTTCCATCCCAGTTAAATCAGAATCCCATCTGCCAGATATAGATACAAATAACAATGACTTAAAACAGAGTGCTGATAAAAAGAATGGGCTCGATAAGAGCGCAGCTCTGCAGGAACAAAGTCCGCTGAGCACGTCTTCCACAGACCTGGAGCTGCAGGCTCTCACAGGAAGCGTGCCTGGGAGAACAGAGCTTCGAAAACAAGGTCTGGGGGGACCAGAAGacgacaaacaaacaaatgacctCAGGTTCATTCACCCCACAAAACACAGAGAACTCAAGGATTCTGGCTTGTGGCCAGGGCACCAGTACAGAGATCAGCAGACACAAACCAGCTTCGCCGAAGAATCCAGAAgcctgcagcccctccctgcaGAGAAGCTGGGGGGCCCACCTGATGCAGTGCTGACTCCAAAGTGTGTAGACCCTGCTGTACTCTCCAAACCTCAGGGGCACCTGGCATTAGCTCCCAGTGACCAGAACCAGAGGCCAAATGCTCGGCCCCCAAAAGCTCAGGTGTCCCTCAGCCCATCCAGCAACAGTGCTTTCTCAAGGACATCCTCGTCCCTAAACCAGGCACTCCTGCCCAGAGCGGGCCCGAGTCAGCCCTGCGGGGACCAGCCCAGGGGCGAGGTGGTGAAGGGGGAAACCACCGGCCCATGCAACAGTCAACAGCTCTTTGGGCAGTTTCTTTTGAAACCGGTTAGCCGTCGTCCCTGGGATCTGATCAGCCAGTTAGAAAGCTTTAACAAGGAgcttcaggaggaggaggaggagagcagccacagcagcagcggcagcagcagcgagCACAGTGATCCAGAATGGCTGCTGGCAGGCCCCGCTGGTGCTGCTCCCGGGAGTTCCGCCTTCCGTGAAGACAGCTGGGAAATGAGAGTTGAGGAACCACCAAGGAGGTCCGCCAGGGAGGACCCCATGCTGAGGTCGGGAGGGGTTAAGAGTACGTCTGAGCGCTGGAGTGAGGAAGGGAAGCGCGGCCACCTGTGTGCCCGCCTGCCATCCCTGGGGCCCCTGCAGGTGGGCGTCAGCAGAGGGGAGGCGTTGCTGTCAGCAGATGGAAGCTTGATGACAGAGAAGGGAAACCAGGAGCTCAAGAACAGAATCGACGAGCTAGCACTCAGCCCAGGTCCTGCGAAACGAACATCTTCCAGATTAAGTGACACAAAACCAGCGTCCCCATGTGATCCAGCTGAACTGAGGGAGCCCCAGGAAAGTCAGAAACTCTCCAGTGTTTTAAATCCTGTGGGGCTGAGCAAAGCTGTCCCTCCGGAGGCTGAgaatggggaggagaggggaacagTGGTCTCGCTGTCCCTCGCTAGCAAACCCCGCGGACTCTCGGCACCAGACCTGAGGTCTGTGGGGCTGAGCCTGGCGCAAGGGCGGAGTGCTGATGAGTTAGAGGGGGCTTTAGGGGAAGCGAGTGCAATAGAAATCCCCCCCAATGAGTCCCTTCAAGCGAGGGCCGCAAGGATCCTAGGCATCGAAGTGGCCGTGGAGTCCCTGCTGCCCAGCGCCAGGGGAACGGGACAGAGCCCGCCTCCCAAGCCTGACGAAGGTGCCCACAGGCCAGCATCCCCTGGGGAGGAGTCCGTGTCCAGTCCAGCACTGGTGGATGGCCCCACAGTATCCACTGATGCCTTTTATGGCAGGAGAAAGTGCGGCTGGACCAAAAGCCCTCTCTTTGTAGGGGAAAGGGACAGTGCCCGGCGGGCCTCCCAGGCTCCTGAGCACTCAGGTGTAGATGGGGCCCTCCCCAGCAATGCCCCCGGCCCAGAGCCTCGGCCCAGCCCCCAGGAGTTCACGTCCTTCACTCACGAGGATGCGGGCACAAAGCCACCCTTCAGGTCCACCTTGTTCCATGTTATAGAAAGGACCCCAAGTGTGGCCGGCTCAGAAAAGAGGCTCCGCAGCACGTCCAAAGTGATTGAGAGTTTACAGGAGAAATTGGCCTCCCCGCCCAGGAGAGCGGACACCGACCGCTTGATGAGGATGAAGGAGGTGAGTTCCGTGTCTCGGATGAGGCTCCTGAGCTCCCGGAGCGGTGACTCGGTGGAGGACGCCGAGGAGCTGAAGGCCGAGAGGGGCCTTGGGGCACAGCCAGGAGGCCTGATGACCCTGAACGCTGGGGACATGGCACGGAAGGCGGAGCCCTCGCTGTCTGTCTCCAAGGGCGTCCCCTCACTGGAAGAAAACGGGTGTCCGGCGGCACAGAGGGAGCAGGACGTGGACCAGGACTTCTGGTGCCCAG ATTCGTATGACCCTAGCAGAGTGGAGCAGGTGTGA
- the JCAD gene encoding junctional cadherin 5-associated protein isoform X1, translating into MYSVEDLLISHGYKLSRNLPAPHEDNYEGHQQARRGARAGHGLLNGCEDGPAAFPHGGKSLGKGHVSDSENSHRIPRGHGQTQSASASRTSEARFYHPPVPAWSSQPQTGHNRAYQGRQEVSGLLGPRDREDLEVRGMAQAHSLPIHVREGPWEVGRRTENVMKKAVWEELRMAGPAEWQNVSLESWNQPRKLGRQMSDGDGEKLFQDLYPFVQGEHVLNSQSKGKSQSLPRVLCPESLSCMEIPLPLNDRHLPSVPKMPSYPPNCAPHLEPTRNSEKGGSSVPLLRPKFGRPLKPPSYDSHQHSRGGVESSDYPDSQQTDLCVPHLTKTNDPRQELCAPDSGLEPPVYVPPPSYRSPPLHIANPYVEDAAPRPVCGGRRQQEHLTEKAGASCQLPSGSLGTGNEYGASPRSPCGLPPQPRPTAALDGSVLYIPFDDPRIRHIKLAQPQGFCEETKLDERLYSSRPVTPPEPARGNTRHGGANFNPQSLKPLPGGERGPHFADPSPRLLWGQLPRDGENGGFHDPRDHCTARGQRPDVQGDQHRYAEGQVSFQDPQGESTCDARTKLKMFETGIQTKKSSKKKMSETIFCLVSIPVKSESHLPDIDTNNNDLKQSADKKNGLDKSAALQEQSPLSTSSTDLELQALTGSVPGRTELRKQGLGGPEDDKQTNDLRFIHPTKHRELKDSGLWPGHQYRDQQTQTSFAEESRSLQPLPAEKLGGPPDAVLTPKCVDPAVLSKPQGHLALAPSDQNQRPNARPPKAQVSLSPSSNSAFSRTSSSLNQALLPRAGPSQPCGDQPRGEVVKGETTGPCNSQQLFGQFLLKPVSRRPWDLISQLESFNKELQEEEEESSHSSSGSSSEHSDPEWLLAGPAGAAPGSSAFREDSWEMRVEEPPRRSAREDPMLRSGGVKSTSERWSEEGKRGHLCARLPSLGPLQVGVSRGEALLSADGSLMTEKGNQELKNRIDELALSPGPAKRTSSRLSDTKPASPCDPAELREPQESQKLSSVLNPVGLSKAVPPEAENGEERGTVVSLSLASKPRGLSAPDLRSVGLSLAQGRSADELEGALGEASAIEIPPNESLQARAARILGIEVAVESLLPSARGTGQSPPPKPDEGAHRPASPGEESVSSPALVDGPTVSTDAFYGRRKCGWTKSPLFVGERDSARRASQAPEHSGVDGALPSNAPGPEPRPSPQEFTSFTHEDAGTKPPFRSTLFHVIERTPSVAGSEKRLRSTSKVIESLQEKLASPPRRADTDRLMRMKEVSSVSRMRLLSSRSGDSVEDAEELKAERGLGAQPGGLMTLNAGDMARKAEPSLSVSKGVPSLEENGCPAAQREQDVDQDFWCPDSYDPSRVEQV; encoded by the exons GTTTTATCATCCACCTGTGCCAGCGTGGTCGTCTCAGCCCCAGACCGGTCACAACCGCGCCTATCAGGGAAGACAGGAGGTCAGTGGCTTGCTAGGGCCAAGGGACCGAGAAGACTTGGAGGTTAGAGGAATGGCCCAAGCGCACAGTCTGCCCATCCACGTGAGGGAGGGCCCATGGGAAGTTGGAAGAAGGACCGAGAATGTGATGAAGAAGGCAGTTTGGGAAGAACTGAGAATGGCAGGTCCTGCCGAATGGCAGAATGTAAGCCTCGAAAGCTGGAACCAGCCAAGGAAATTAGGAAGGCAGATGTCTGATGGTGATGGGGAGAAATTGTTTCAAGATCTCTACCCATTCGTGCAAGGAGAACATGTGTTGAATTCCCAAAGCAAAGGGAAATCCCAGTCATTGCCTAGAGTTCTTTGCCCTGAGAGCCTGAGTTGCATGGAAATTCCTCTTCCGTTAAATGATAGACATTTACCAAGTGTTCCTAAAATGCCATCTTATCCTCCAAATTGTGCACCACATTTGGAACCCACAAGGAACTCTGAGAAGGGTGGCTCCTCTGTCCCTTTGCTGCGGCCTAAGTTTGGGAGGCCCCTCAAGCCTCCGTCTTATGATTCTCACCAACACTCCCGGGGCGGAGTGGAAAGCAGCGACTATCCAGACAGCCAGCAGACAGACCTATGTGTTCCCCACTTGACCAAAACTAACGACCCCAGGCAGGAGCTCTGTGCGCCCGACTCTGGTTTGGAGCCGCCAGTGTATGTGCCTCCACCGTCGTACAGGTCGCCACCCCTGCACATCGCAAACCCCTACGTGGAGGATGCAGCACCCAGGCCTGTGTGTGGTGGTCGCCGTCAACAGGAGCACCTGACCGAGAAGGCCGGTGCCAGTTGTCAGCTTCCTTCGGGCTCCCTTGGGACTGGGAATGAGTATGGTGCAAGCCCACGCTCTCCTTGCGGACTCCCTCCACAGCCCCGGCCCACCGCTGCTTTGGATGGCTCTGTTCTGTATATTCCCTTTGATGACCCACGGATCCGACATATTAAACTAGCTCAGCCCCAGGGTTTCTGTGAAGAAACAAAGCTTGATGAGAGGTTGTACAGCTCCCGTCCGGTCACTCCCCCAGAGCCGGCTCGTGGGAACACGCGACATGGTGGTGCCAACTTCAATCCACAGAGCCTGAAACCCCTGCctgggggagagagaggcccccACTTTGCTGATCCCAGCCCCCGGTTGCTATGGGGCCAGCTCCCCAGGGATGGAGAAAATGGTGGCTTTCATGACCCAAGAGACCACTGTACTGCAAGAGGACAGCGGCCGGACGTGCAAGGCGACCAGCACAGATATGCAGAAGGCCAGGTTTCCTTCCAAGACCCTCAGGGCGAGAGCACCTGTGACGCCCGGACCAAGCTCAAAATGTTTGAAACTGGGATTCAGACCaagaaaagttcaaagaaaaaaatgagcgaAACAATATTTTGTTTGGTTTCCATCCCAGTTAAATCAGAATCCCATCTGCCAGATATAGATACAAATAACAATGACTTAAAACAGAGTGCTGATAAAAAGAATGGGCTCGATAAGAGCGCAGCTCTGCAGGAACAAAGTCCGCTGAGCACGTCTTCCACAGACCTGGAGCTGCAGGCTCTCACAGGAAGCGTGCCTGGGAGAACAGAGCTTCGAAAACAAGGTCTGGGGGGACCAGAAGacgacaaacaaacaaatgacctCAGGTTCATTCACCCCACAAAACACAGAGAACTCAAGGATTCTGGCTTGTGGCCAGGGCACCAGTACAGAGATCAGCAGACACAAACCAGCTTCGCCGAAGAATCCAGAAgcctgcagcccctccctgcaGAGAAGCTGGGGGGCCCACCTGATGCAGTGCTGACTCCAAAGTGTGTAGACCCTGCTGTACTCTCCAAACCTCAGGGGCACCTGGCATTAGCTCCCAGTGACCAGAACCAGAGGCCAAATGCTCGGCCCCCAAAAGCTCAGGTGTCCCTCAGCCCATCCAGCAACAGTGCTTTCTCAAGGACATCCTCGTCCCTAAACCAGGCACTCCTGCCCAGAGCGGGCCCGAGTCAGCCCTGCGGGGACCAGCCCAGGGGCGAGGTGGTGAAGGGGGAAACCACCGGCCCATGCAACAGTCAACAGCTCTTTGGGCAGTTTCTTTTGAAACCGGTTAGCCGTCGTCCCTGGGATCTGATCAGCCAGTTAGAAAGCTTTAACAAGGAgcttcaggaggaggaggaggagagcagccacagcagcagcggcagcagcagcgagCACAGTGATCCAGAATGGCTGCTGGCAGGCCCCGCTGGTGCTGCTCCCGGGAGTTCCGCCTTCCGTGAAGACAGCTGGGAAATGAGAGTTGAGGAACCACCAAGGAGGTCCGCCAGGGAGGACCCCATGCTGAGGTCGGGAGGGGTTAAGAGTACGTCTGAGCGCTGGAGTGAGGAAGGGAAGCGCGGCCACCTGTGTGCCCGCCTGCCATCCCTGGGGCCCCTGCAGGTGGGCGTCAGCAGAGGGGAGGCGTTGCTGTCAGCAGATGGAAGCTTGATGACAGAGAAGGGAAACCAGGAGCTCAAGAACAGAATCGACGAGCTAGCACTCAGCCCAGGTCCTGCGAAACGAACATCTTCCAGATTAAGTGACACAAAACCAGCGTCCCCATGTGATCCAGCTGAACTGAGGGAGCCCCAGGAAAGTCAGAAACTCTCCAGTGTTTTAAATCCTGTGGGGCTGAGCAAAGCTGTCCCTCCGGAGGCTGAgaatggggaggagaggggaacagTGGTCTCGCTGTCCCTCGCTAGCAAACCCCGCGGACTCTCGGCACCAGACCTGAGGTCTGTGGGGCTGAGCCTGGCGCAAGGGCGGAGTGCTGATGAGTTAGAGGGGGCTTTAGGGGAAGCGAGTGCAATAGAAATCCCCCCCAATGAGTCCCTTCAAGCGAGGGCCGCAAGGATCCTAGGCATCGAAGTGGCCGTGGAGTCCCTGCTGCCCAGCGCCAGGGGAACGGGACAGAGCCCGCCTCCCAAGCCTGACGAAGGTGCCCACAGGCCAGCATCCCCTGGGGAGGAGTCCGTGTCCAGTCCAGCACTGGTGGATGGCCCCACAGTATCCACTGATGCCTTTTATGGCAGGAGAAAGTGCGGCTGGACCAAAAGCCCTCTCTTTGTAGGGGAAAGGGACAGTGCCCGGCGGGCCTCCCAGGCTCCTGAGCACTCAGGTGTAGATGGGGCCCTCCCCAGCAATGCCCCCGGCCCAGAGCCTCGGCCCAGCCCCCAGGAGTTCACGTCCTTCACTCACGAGGATGCGGGCACAAAGCCACCCTTCAGGTCCACCTTGTTCCATGTTATAGAAAGGACCCCAAGTGTGGCCGGCTCAGAAAAGAGGCTCCGCAGCACGTCCAAAGTGATTGAGAGTTTACAGGAGAAATTGGCCTCCCCGCCCAGGAGAGCGGACACCGACCGCTTGATGAGGATGAAGGAGGTGAGTTCCGTGTCTCGGATGAGGCTCCTGAGCTCCCGGAGCGGTGACTCGGTGGAGGACGCCGAGGAGCTGAAGGCCGAGAGGGGCCTTGGGGCACAGCCAGGAGGCCTGATGACCCTGAACGCTGGGGACATGGCACGGAAGGCGGAGCCCTCGCTGTCTGTCTCCAAGGGCGTCCCCTCACTGGAAGAAAACGGGTGTCCGGCGGCACAGAGGGAGCAGGACGTGGACCAGGACTTCTGGTGCCCAG ATTCGTATGACCCTAGCAGAGTGGAGCAGGTGTGA